Part of the Candidatus Bathyarchaeota archaeon genome, AACGCTAATCCGTTTGTGTATGAGAATTATTAGCTCTGGAACTGCTGTTTGTGTCGCAGCTGTGTTAATGGTTACTGACAACGGTGTCTTGAAGGAAGGGGAGGAAGTTGTGGCTGTTGCTGGGTCGTGGGTTGGGTTGGGTTGGATACGGCAGTTGTTGTGCAGAAGGCGAATTCAGTAAATCTTTTTAAAAGAGGGGCTGTGCAGATAAGAGAGATTATTTGTAAACCTCGAAATCCGTCATATAGTTGGCCAATTAACCAGAAAGATTGGGCCGGCGACTTAACGCTTTATAAAGAATTTACAGAATAATGGACAAGCTTCGAACTACACATTAAATTCCTTTTTTGCTAAAAAGTGGACGGGACGGGATTTGAACCCGCGGCCTCCACGATGCCAACGTGGCGATCATTCCAGGCTGATCTACCCGCCCTTTTCTTATACAGTATTGTAAGGAATACCGCAAGACTCGTTTAAGCCTTTTCTCAACCATAAAACTAAACCACAAACATCTCCTACACCAGACACATCACCAAAAAACTACAACCACAAGCCAGAAAAACCAATAACACCACTCCTAAAAACCGAAAAAATAGATTCCACCCCTACAAAGAAAAACGAGTAACAACAACAGCACAAATCACGCCCACAACACCCGCCACGGCATCATAAAAAAAGCCCAAATAAAAGACCTCGTTCCCCCCCTCCTACACTCCAACAAATCCCACATCAGACACCTATTAGCTACCTACTAGAAACCAAATAGAATAAACTGGTTCATGCGCCACGCAAAAACAACAACAAAAAAAGTAACGCTCTAAAACATCTCTATTTTCGTAACAATCTCTTCAACATGCTTCGTAAACGGATGATCAGGATAGTCCCTTGTAAATATCTCTGTCCCCCTAGCACGCAACACATCACAATAACACGGTATAACCTTCAACACAGGCAAAGTATGAGTATTCTCAAAACGCTTATACAAACCTTCCCGCTCCATAGAAGTTGACAAAAACTCAATTGGCACCTTATTCATCAAAATAGCCGTCTTCTTCTCAAAAAGATCATACAACTCATGCGTCATCCTCTTGGTTCCTTCAATATCAGACGCATCAATCGTACTTACCACAAGAACAACATCTGCACTCACTATCGCATTTATAGAAGAATACTGCAGTCCCGGACTAGTGTCAAATATAAGATAGTCCAGTTCCATGTCGTTAAGAAGCGTGTTCTTCAACGATAACAATCTTCCTAAAGCCCGCATCTCCCACTTACGATCCTTCGCAGACATGTCCCGCAAGGCTTCAGTGGCAGGGTTCGCCAATCCCACCAACATCGTACCGTTACACTTGCATTGAGAGGCATAATTAGTTACAACTTTATTAATCTCACAAGCACCATTCAAATAATCGTTCAGCCAATATTCGGAACTATCTAACTTAAAAATAGATTGAAGACTGGGGGCACGAAAATCCAAATCGAGAATACAAACTTTTTTGCCCTTTTTAGCATAAGCTGCAGCAAGATTTACAGACAAAAGCGTCTTTCCCGTGCCGCCTTTGTAACTATGAACAGCTATGATTTTACCCAAGCTTTCTCCCTCTCTTACTTTTCAACAAAGAAATACGCTTTTCGTCCCTTTCTCTCCTTCTTCATATAGCTCATTAGAACAAGTTGGTTTAAATAGCCACTTTCCACTGCCCGTGCACGCTTCGTCTGCTCCGCCACCTCCTCTGCAGTAGCACGACCAAGCTTGCAAATCGTCACGGCCGTCTTCCTTAAATGATCAGGCAACGAAAGAAGAGTCATCACATCCAAAGCCTCAGGCAAGTCCTGAACTACAAAATCTTGCTTTCTCCCCTGCTTTTGAATCTCGATAAAAATCTCCATCTTCTCATTAAGCCTGTCCAAACTCTCCTTAATTTTCTCCAACAGCACAGTAGGATTTTTCCCAAGCGACTTACCCATCGTCAAACCATCCATGCTAGAACTTGTGACAAACACATCTACAGTTATGAAGCAGCAGGCTCTATTAAATCTTACGATATAATTCTATATATTCTTAAGCTTCTTGTCTTAGAATATTTGAACTGATTGTTTTGTTGGAAAAGAATAGTAGGAGGTGTTGAAGAGAAAGGGGATTTAGAGGGTGGCTGGTAAGCGGCGTGCTTCTTCTACTATTGGAAGGACTGTTTTGAGTTCTCGGAAATACTTTAAGACCGTGATGCCTCGTTGCGTTATGGCATAGACTACGCGTTTTTTGCCGACTGTGCGTTCTT contains:
- a CDS encoding MinD/ParA family protein, which encodes MGKIIAVHSYKGGTGKTLLSVNLAAAYAKKGKKVCILDLDFRAPSLQSIFKLDSSEYWLNDYLNGACEINKVVTNYASQCKCNGTMLVGLANPATEALRDMSAKDRKWEMRALGRLLSLKNTLLNDMELDYLIFDTSPGLQYSSINAIVSADVVLVVSTIDASDIEGTKRMTHELYDLFEKKTAILMNKVPIEFLSTSMEREGLYKRFENTHTLPVLKVIPCYCDVLRARGTEIFTRDYPDHPFTKHVEEIVTKIEMF
- a CDS encoding transcriptional regulator codes for the protein MDGLTMGKSLGKNPTVLLEKIKESLDRLNEKMEIFIEIQKQGRKQDFVVQDLPEALDVMTLLSLPDHLRKTAVTICKLGRATAEEVAEQTKRARAVESGYLNQLVLMSYMKKERKGRKAYFFVEK